A part of Microbulbifer salipaludis genomic DNA contains:
- a CDS encoding glycosyltransferase family protein, with protein MRILHVDNHQHRKYGYIRVSWALKLYTGLIRAGHNVLAFSDRDVARFEAPLGIRELGKKKTNRRLLQTVDAFQPELIVFGHCDLIENDTFAEIRRRHPNILLAACNNDPLFVPRNAANIEKRCAIADAMFVSTGPNELQRFAGNRARLWHMPNPVDPSVEHADVSAIAGDDPALEADLLFCSNSRQHTERGQLVSQLREQLPQDFRFHTPGLFDQPTLWGLDYERKLARSKMGLNLNRQEGFQWYSSARIAQLAGNGLLVFTHAAAGFDDIFPPESLAYFDSEDTLQRQLLAFHQDDARRRHWAANCRAFFHREMNNTLFAQYIVEATTDSKFSHDYVWMR; from the coding sequence ATGCGTATTCTTCACGTCGATAATCACCAGCACCGCAAGTACGGCTACATCCGGGTCAGCTGGGCGCTCAAGCTCTACACGGGCCTGATCCGTGCCGGCCACAATGTGCTGGCCTTCAGCGATCGCGACGTGGCCCGCTTCGAAGCCCCACTGGGTATCCGCGAACTGGGCAAAAAGAAGACCAATCGCCGGCTGCTGCAGACAGTGGATGCGTTTCAGCCGGAGCTGATCGTGTTCGGCCACTGCGACCTGATTGAAAACGACACCTTTGCCGAAATCCGCCGCCGGCATCCGAATATCCTGCTCGCGGCCTGCAATAACGATCCGCTGTTCGTACCCCGCAATGCGGCGAACATCGAAAAGCGCTGCGCTATTGCCGACGCCATGTTCGTATCCACCGGCCCCAACGAACTCCAACGATTTGCCGGCAACCGCGCCCGGCTTTGGCATATGCCGAACCCGGTGGACCCCAGCGTGGAACACGCCGATGTGAGCGCGATCGCCGGCGATGACCCGGCACTGGAGGCCGACCTGCTATTCTGCAGTAACTCCCGCCAGCATACCGAGCGCGGGCAGCTGGTCTCCCAGCTGCGCGAGCAGTTGCCGCAAGACTTCCGCTTTCACACCCCCGGGCTCTTCGACCAGCCCACCCTGTGGGGGCTGGATTACGAACGCAAGCTGGCGCGCAGTAAAATGGGCCTGAACCTGAACCGACAGGAGGGCTTCCAGTGGTATTCTTCCGCCCGTATTGCGCAGCTGGCAGGCAATGGCCTGCTGGTCTTCACCCATGCGGCGGCGGGGTTTGACGATATCTTCCCGCCGGAGAGCCTGGCTTACTTCGATAGCGAAGACACACTGCAGCGCCAGTTGCTGGCATTTCACCAGGACGACGCCAGGCGCCGCCATTGGGCCGCAAATTGCAGAGCCTTCTTTCACCGGGAAATGAACAACACGCTGTTTGCCCAGTACATTGTGGAAGCGACAACGGATTCGAAATTCAGCCACGACTATGTCTGGATGCGGTGA
- a CDS encoding UDP-glucose dehydrogenase family protein, whose product MNVTVFGTGYVGLVQAAVLAEAGHRVTCIDIDENKIERLKQGHIPIFEPGLEPLVKRNNESGNLTFSTSAAEGVAHGELIFIAVGTPPDEDGSADLRYVLTVARTIAEHMDGKKYIINKSTVPVGTADKVREEVTRTLQERNALNLEFDVISNPEFLKEGSAVADCMKPDRIIIGTSENASEQKMRQLYAPFNRNHDKVIVMDVRSAELAKYAANCMLATKISFMNEMAVIADRVGADIESVRQGIGSDPRIGYHFIYPGIGYGGSCFPKDVQALKTTATQLGLDPKVLNAVEERNHKQKHYLLEKIIARYGQDLSGKTFALWGLSFKPNTDDMREAPSRVLMENLWEMGAKVRAFDPEAMQECERIYGNRDELQLCGTRDSALSGADALVIATEWQQFKSLDYQTVRGSLSEPVVFDGRNLYHPLDMAEAGFDYYCVGRPQVANNG is encoded by the coding sequence ATGAATGTAACGGTTTTTGGCACCGGTTATGTGGGGCTGGTACAGGCGGCGGTACTGGCGGAAGCCGGCCACCGGGTTACCTGTATCGATATCGATGAAAACAAGATTGAACGCCTGAAACAGGGGCATATCCCCATTTTTGAGCCCGGGCTGGAGCCGCTGGTCAAACGCAACAATGAATCCGGCAACCTGACCTTCTCCACCAGCGCCGCCGAAGGTGTCGCCCATGGCGAGCTTATTTTCATCGCCGTAGGCACTCCGCCGGATGAAGACGGTTCCGCCGACCTGCGCTATGTACTCACTGTGGCCCGCACCATTGCCGAGCACATGGACGGCAAAAAATACATCATCAACAAATCCACGGTTCCAGTGGGCACGGCGGACAAGGTGCGCGAGGAAGTCACCCGCACCCTGCAGGAGCGCAATGCCCTGAACCTGGAGTTTGATGTGATCTCCAACCCGGAATTCCTCAAGGAAGGCTCGGCGGTGGCAGACTGCATGAAGCCCGACCGCATTATTATCGGCACCTCCGAGAATGCATCCGAGCAGAAGATGCGCCAGCTGTACGCGCCCTTCAACCGCAACCACGACAAAGTGATCGTGATGGATGTGCGCAGTGCCGAGCTGGCCAAGTACGCGGCCAACTGTATGCTCGCCACCAAGATCAGCTTTATGAACGAGATGGCGGTGATCGCCGACCGGGTGGGTGCGGATATCGAATCCGTGCGCCAGGGCATCGGCTCCGACCCGCGCATCGGCTACCACTTTATCTACCCGGGAATCGGCTACGGTGGTTCCTGTTTTCCGAAAGATGTGCAGGCCCTGAAAACCACCGCCACCCAGCTCGGCCTTGACCCGAAAGTGCTGAATGCGGTGGAGGAGCGCAACCACAAGCAGAAGCACTACCTGCTGGAAAAAATCATCGCGCGTTACGGCCAGGACCTCTCCGGCAAGACCTTCGCCCTGTGGGGATTGTCGTTCAAGCCCAACACCGACGATATGCGCGAGGCGCCGAGCCGTGTGCTGATGGAGAACCTGTGGGAGATGGGCGCCAAGGTCAGAGCCTTTGACCCGGAAGCGATGCAGGAATGCGAGCGCATTTACGGCAACCGCGACGAGCTACAGCTGTGCGGCACCCGCGACAGCGCCCTCTCCGGCGCCGACGCCCTGGTGATTGCCACCGAATGGCAGCAGTTCAAATCCCTCGACTACCAGACCGTGCGCGGCAGCCTGTCCGAGCCGGTCGTGTTCGATGGCCGCAACCTGTACCACCCGCTGGATATGGCAGAGGCCGGGTTTGATTACTACTGCGTGGGGCGTCCGCAGGTAGCCAACAACGGCTAA
- a CDS encoding branched-chain amino acid transaminase — translation MSFADRDGVIWFDGELVPWRDARVHVLTHTLHYGMGVFEGVRAYETADGGTSIFRLHEHTRRLFRSAKIMNMPMPFAEEQLNEAQRLVVRENGLKEAYLRPMAFYGSEGMGLRADALQTHVIVAAWEWPSYMTPEARELGIKVNTSSYTRHHVNIAMCKAKANGNYINSMLALQEAIRNGCEEALLLDPEGYVAEGSGENFFLVSDGVIYTPELTSCLDGITRKSVIQLAEECGYKVVEKRITRDEVYIADEAFFTGTAAEVLPIRMLDGRTIGAGRRGPITKRLQQMYFDAVQGRSPAHMGWLSDVHETCEPMAASA, via the coding sequence ATGTCTTTTGCCGATAGAGACGGCGTTATCTGGTTTGACGGTGAACTGGTTCCCTGGCGCGACGCCCGAGTCCATGTACTGACCCACACCCTGCACTACGGGATGGGCGTGTTCGAAGGCGTGCGCGCCTACGAGACCGCCGATGGCGGTACCAGCATCTTTCGCCTGCACGAACATACCCGCCGCCTGTTCCGGTCTGCCAAGATCATGAATATGCCCATGCCGTTTGCGGAAGAACAGCTGAACGAGGCCCAGCGACTGGTGGTGCGCGAGAATGGGCTGAAAGAAGCCTACCTGCGCCCGATGGCATTTTACGGCTCCGAAGGTATGGGGCTGCGCGCCGATGCGCTGCAGACCCACGTGATTGTTGCCGCCTGGGAGTGGCCGAGCTACATGACCCCGGAAGCGCGTGAGTTGGGCATCAAGGTCAATACCTCTTCGTACACCCGCCATCATGTGAACATTGCCATGTGCAAGGCGAAGGCCAACGGCAACTACATTAACTCCATGCTTGCCCTGCAGGAGGCGATTCGCAACGGCTGTGAGGAAGCGCTGTTGCTGGATCCGGAGGGGTATGTGGCCGAGGGCAGCGGTGAGAACTTCTTCCTGGTCAGCGACGGCGTGATCTACACCCCGGAACTGACCTCTTGCCTGGACGGGATTACCCGCAAATCGGTCATCCAGCTTGCAGAAGAGTGTGGCTACAAGGTGGTGGAAAAACGCATCACCCGCGACGAGGTGTACATCGCCGATGAAGCCTTTTTTACCGGCACCGCCGCGGAGGTACTGCCGATCCGGATGCTGGACGGGCGCACCATCGGCGCCGGTCGCCGTGGCCCCATCACCAAGCGTTTGCAGCAAATGTACTTTGACGCGGTACAGGGCCGGAGCCCGGCGCATATGGGTTGGCTCAGTGACGTGCACGAAACCTGTGAGCCGATGGCGGCCTCTGCCTGA
- a CDS encoding O-antigen ligase family protein, which yields MTTPPFSPAGQTSTASTGSRKFNLQHGWQPNRLLQSRAWLPLIGVPALLTYGFFGISLDSLPEKAAQLAILCGLLMLAIYGRPQHGVSLRRSGILWLAIAAIVVALISWGCSWLTHPQWAESSFKVHRLTNWFAMIPVAILLGGSARNAGVLWLAALCGLLLSPWISGGGWQEWQQGLSGNRVDFGLHNAQHTAMLFGTAALGLLAFATDILRSRRGGWVVRAVWLLALTICITALLLTQTRGVWAGMLFALLVIACAGVVVVHKYFHNHRRYLLAATLAVCGAATLVGYLSIGDIVSQRLEAEQNTMLQVQQGNFDNLPLTSTGIRLRTWAEALDWIAERPLVGWGGNGRSLIFDHSEHLPPAIKENFGHLHNSYLDLLVNFGLLGLLLLGALVYWLVSRCLRYYRAGLISGSTLTFCLSFTVFFAIVNLFESYLFYDSGRYVLALVGGGLLTQIWAAKRRQAAANTPR from the coding sequence ATGACCACACCGCCGTTTAGCCCTGCCGGACAAACCTCTACTGCCAGCACCGGTTCCCGCAAGTTCAACCTGCAGCACGGGTGGCAGCCCAACCGCTTGCTGCAGTCTCGTGCATGGCTACCGCTGATCGGCGTACCCGCGCTGTTGACCTATGGATTTTTCGGTATCAGCCTGGATTCCCTGCCGGAAAAAGCCGCGCAGTTGGCGATCCTGTGTGGCCTGTTGATGCTGGCCATTTACGGGCGCCCACAACACGGCGTCTCCCTGCGCCGCTCCGGTATTCTGTGGCTCGCCATCGCCGCCATTGTCGTCGCCCTCATATCCTGGGGCTGCTCCTGGCTGACCCATCCGCAGTGGGCAGAGTCCTCGTTCAAGGTGCACCGACTAACCAACTGGTTTGCCATGATTCCGGTGGCCATCCTGCTGGGCGGCAGCGCAAGAAATGCCGGTGTGCTGTGGCTCGCGGCACTCTGCGGCTTGCTGCTTTCCCCATGGATTTCTGGTGGCGGCTGGCAGGAGTGGCAGCAGGGACTTTCCGGTAACCGTGTCGATTTTGGGCTGCACAACGCGCAGCACACCGCCATGCTGTTCGGCACCGCCGCGCTGGGGCTGCTGGCCTTTGCCACAGATATTTTGCGTAGCCGACGGGGCGGCTGGGTCGTGCGTGCGGTCTGGCTGCTGGCGTTGACCATCTGCATCACCGCACTGCTGCTGACACAAACACGGGGCGTCTGGGCCGGCATGCTGTTCGCGCTGCTGGTGATCGCCTGCGCCGGTGTGGTCGTTGTGCACAAGTATTTCCACAACCATCGCCGCTACCTGCTGGCGGCCACCCTCGCGGTCTGCGGTGCGGCCACTTTGGTGGGCTACTTGAGCATCGGCGACATTGTCAGCCAGCGCCTGGAGGCCGAGCAGAACACCATGCTCCAGGTACAGCAGGGGAACTTCGACAACCTCCCGCTGACCAGCACCGGCATACGTCTCCGCACCTGGGCAGAGGCACTGGACTGGATTGCCGAGCGCCCGCTGGTGGGTTGGGGCGGCAACGGCCGCAGCCTGATTTTCGACCATTCCGAACACCTGCCGCCGGCGATCAAAGAAAACTTTGGCCACCTGCACAACAGCTACCTGGATCTTCTGGTGAACTTTGGCCTGCTGGGGCTGCTTCTGCTCGGCGCACTGGTGTATTGGTTGGTCAGCCGCTGCCTGCGTTACTACCGGGCCGGCCTGATCTCCGGCAGCACCCTGACTTTCTGCCTGTCTTTTACGGTGTTTTTTGCCATCGTCAACCTGTTCGAGTCCTACCTTTTTTACGACAGTGGCCGCTATGTGCTCGCCTTGGTCGGTGGCGGGCTGCTGACCCAGATCTGGGCGGCAAAGCGCCGGCAGGCCGCCGCAAACACTCCGCGCTAG
- a CDS encoding ELM1/GtrOC1 family putative glycosyltransferase: protein MLTIWRFMDGNRAHEKQSAALVSGLRAVLGADQLVCCDLNCDEVRLPLWRKAPPSLAQLPIPDFILGAGHRTHWPVVRARSLFGGRSVVIMQPSLPLAWFDFAVIPEHDRPPPLQNVILTRGALAEPLPDLPPEPDRALLLLGGPSKHFHWDAAKVSAVTSRLLLRPRRWIVSDSRRTPPDTLAQCAGNGIELHAWQACPEGWLAEQMARAGEIWVTGDSVSMIFEALQSRAPVGVIPMPSRHPRNKIRSALDRLLDEGLVTDRIAEEVPGAVPHTPALRKPLAQEVLCAQALLRRSGWAAAQVALPGAAQ from the coding sequence TTGCTGACAATCTGGCGATTTATGGATGGCAACCGCGCCCACGAGAAGCAGAGCGCGGCACTGGTGAGTGGGCTGCGCGCCGTGCTGGGTGCGGACCAGCTGGTGTGCTGTGACCTGAACTGCGACGAGGTGCGCTTGCCGTTGTGGCGCAAGGCCCCGCCATCACTGGCGCAGCTGCCGATACCTGATTTCATCCTGGGTGCCGGTCACCGCACTCATTGGCCGGTGGTGCGGGCGCGTAGCTTGTTCGGCGGTCGCAGCGTGGTGATCATGCAGCCCTCCCTGCCCCTGGCGTGGTTCGACTTTGCGGTTATTCCCGAGCACGACCGGCCGCCACCGCTGCAAAACGTAATTCTTACCCGCGGTGCGCTGGCAGAGCCGCTTCCCGATCTTCCCCCCGAGCCTGATCGCGCCCTGCTGTTGCTGGGCGGGCCCAGCAAGCATTTTCACTGGGATGCGGCGAAGGTGTCCGCCGTGACCAGCAGGCTACTGCTGCGGCCCCGTCGCTGGATCGTATCAGACAGCCGCCGCACGCCCCCGGATACCCTGGCACAGTGTGCCGGCAATGGCATCGAGCTGCATGCCTGGCAGGCGTGCCCCGAGGGCTGGCTGGCAGAGCAGATGGCGCGCGCCGGAGAAATCTGGGTGACCGGTGACAGCGTGTCGATGATCTTTGAGGCGCTGCAAAGCCGGGCACCCGTGGGCGTGATTCCCATGCCAAGCCGCCATCCGCGCAACAAGATCCGCTCGGCGCTGGACCGGCTGCTGGACGAGGGGCTGGTGACGGACCGCATCGCAGAAGAGGTGCCCGGCGCGGTGCCGCACACTCCCGCACTACGCAAACCACTGGCGCAGGAAGTCCTGTGTGCGCAGGCGCTGCTGCGGCGCAGCGGGTGGGCCGCAGCACAGGTCGCCTTGCCGGGGGCGGCGCAGTGA
- the waaA gene encoding lipid IV(A) 3-deoxy-D-manno-octulosonic acid transferase, which produces MRHLYTWFFRLTLPLMLLHLWWRGRADPAYRKRWSERFGLVPDRPGARRRWRERFGVVPDRASRAPLIWIHSVSVGETLAAVPLIESLAARHPGWQWLVTTTTPTGSQRVHDALEPILNGRLLHYYLPFDLPECLSPFLAALRPSILVSMETELWPNLLAICDRRNTPVILVNGRLSEKSARGYGRFSRLSRQMLSRLTRVVAQYPADAERFIRLGVPADKVVAVGNIKFDLHIGSGQISEAQALAHQWRGTERRPVWLAASTHAGEDEIVLKAYAALQEEFPGLLLVIVPRHPVRFDSVARLCREQGLRVVRRSDRVPPGARDQVLLGDTMGELLRFYGACDVAFVGGSLVPVGGHNMIEPAAWGVPVVSGPHLHNFSTVSGLMEEAGGLVVCDDAAQLAAQVGDWLRDAHKRETAGARGREVAAQNSGALARTVDEVELLMRAL; this is translated from the coding sequence ATGCGCCATCTTTATACCTGGTTTTTCCGGCTTACCCTGCCGCTGATGCTGTTGCATCTGTGGTGGCGTGGTCGCGCCGATCCGGCCTATCGCAAACGCTGGAGTGAGCGTTTTGGGCTGGTGCCCGATCGTCCGGGGGCCCGCCGGCGCTGGCGTGAGCGTTTCGGTGTGGTGCCAGACCGTGCCAGCCGCGCGCCACTGATCTGGATCCATTCCGTCTCCGTGGGGGAAACCCTGGCGGCGGTGCCGCTGATCGAGTCCCTGGCCGCCCGCCACCCGGGCTGGCAGTGGTTGGTAACCACCACCACGCCGACCGGTTCCCAGCGGGTGCACGATGCGCTCGAGCCCATTCTCAACGGGCGCCTGCTGCATTATTACCTGCCGTTTGACCTGCCCGAGTGCCTGTCGCCGTTCCTCGCAGCGCTGCGCCCCAGTATTCTGGTGAGTATGGAGACGGAGTTGTGGCCCAACCTGCTGGCCATTTGCGACCGCCGAAACACGCCGGTGATTCTGGTGAATGGGCGCCTGAGCGAGAAGTCGGCCCGGGGGTACGGGCGTTTTTCTCGCCTGAGCCGACAGATGCTAAGTCGCCTGACCAGAGTGGTGGCCCAGTATCCGGCGGATGCCGAGCGCTTCATCCGGCTGGGTGTGCCCGCGGACAAGGTGGTGGCGGTAGGTAATATCAAGTTTGACCTGCATATTGGTTCGGGGCAGATCAGTGAGGCACAGGCGCTGGCCCATCAATGGCGGGGCACCGAGCGGCGGCCTGTGTGGCTGGCGGCAAGTACCCACGCCGGGGAAGACGAAATTGTGCTCAAGGCCTATGCGGCGCTGCAGGAAGAGTTTCCCGGTCTGCTGCTGGTAATTGTGCCGCGCCACCCGGTGCGTTTCGACAGCGTGGCGCGGCTGTGCCGCGAGCAGGGATTGCGTGTGGTGCGCCGCAGTGACCGGGTTCCCCCGGGTGCCAGAGATCAGGTTTTACTGGGCGATACCATGGGCGAGCTGCTGCGATTTTATGGCGCCTGTGATGTGGCGTTTGTGGGCGGTAGCCTGGTGCCGGTGGGCGGGCACAACATGATCGAGCCGGCCGCCTGGGGGGTGCCGGTGGTATCGGGCCCCCACCTGCACAACTTCAGTACCGTCTCGGGCCTGATGGAAGAGGCTGGCGGCCTGGTGGTGTGTGACGATGCGGCGCAACTGGCGGCGCAGGTGGGTGACTGGCTGCGCGATGCGCACAAGCGTGAGACTGCCGGCGCCCGTGGGAGAGAGGTCGCCGCCCAAAACAGCGGTGCCCTGGCGCGCACGGTGGACGAGGTGGAGCTGCTGATGCGAGCCTTGTGA
- a CDS encoding YrbL family protein — protein sequence MIDLSNSTPFASGGNRHCYHHPHFADRCVKVMRPGRVAELRQRAPWYKALARDSQFDDNARELAGYQQRVLRNAPADSPVWAHLPRWYGMTDTSAGPGAVSELLLDEQGTPAMTLETHLTHFGLDTPIQGALDRFSQWLRATGVLTKNLLPHNLVVVTRKGQAELYLVDGLGSAAFLPLPEYISVSRKRYIERRIEKMWKRIHWEISDRSIPWKKAERLKGN from the coding sequence TTGATTGACCTCAGCAACAGCACACCGTTTGCCTCAGGCGGCAACCGCCACTGCTACCACCATCCACACTTCGCCGATCGCTGTGTCAAAGTCATGCGGCCCGGCCGCGTCGCGGAGCTTCGCCAGCGCGCGCCCTGGTACAAAGCCCTGGCCCGCGACAGCCAGTTCGACGATAACGCGCGGGAGCTGGCGGGCTACCAGCAGCGGGTTTTACGCAATGCGCCCGCAGACAGCCCGGTATGGGCCCATCTTCCCCGCTGGTACGGTATGACCGACACCAGCGCCGGACCGGGTGCGGTGTCGGAACTGCTGCTGGACGAACAGGGCACACCGGCGATGACACTGGAAACCCATCTCACCCATTTTGGGCTGGACACCCCTATTCAGGGCGCGCTCGACCGCTTCTCACAATGGCTGCGCGCCACCGGCGTACTGACCAAAAACCTGCTGCCGCACAATCTGGTAGTGGTGACTCGTAAAGGGCAAGCGGAACTCTATCTTGTGGACGGCCTCGGCAGTGCCGCGTTTTTGCCACTACCAGAATATATTTCGGTGTCGCGGAAACGCTATATCGAGCGGCGTATCGAGAAAATGTGGAAGCGTATTCACTGGGAAATTTCCGATCGCAGTATTCCCTGGAAAAAAGCCGAGCGGCTCAAGGGAAACTGA
- a CDS encoding glycosyltransferase encodes MILIATQCFPPDRGGIEGLMGGLADTLSATGQPVAVYADQARTQVSSRSCSYDVHRFAGWKPWRRWRKAAAIRAAIRAGEASGNTAPAVTGVYADSWKSAEKLGALPVPLAVLAHGMEFPAHPSARKAARIRHALRCADTVIANSSYTADQVAPYLRGKTRLIVINPPIGPQPPVLETMQAELRARVGGASPVLTTVARLEPRKGVDMVIRALPAIRQAYPGVIYLVAGGGDDRTRLEHLAREQGVLDCVHFLGMVDDAQKAALYDCSDLFVMPVRREGSSVEGFGIVYREANWYGVPVLAGRDGGAVDAVAEGSNGALCNGADLADVTATILKLLGDEPGRQAMAARAAELARGPAQWKTAVHEFLSALTPSR; translated from the coding sequence GTGATTTTGATTGCCACACAGTGCTTTCCCCCGGACCGCGGTGGCATCGAGGGGCTGATGGGCGGCCTTGCGGATACGCTGAGTGCCACTGGCCAGCCGGTGGCCGTCTATGCGGATCAGGCGCGCACGCAGGTGTCGTCCCGCTCGTGCAGCTACGACGTCCATCGCTTCGCTGGCTGGAAGCCATGGCGGCGCTGGCGCAAGGCGGCGGCGATACGCGCGGCCATTCGGGCTGGCGAGGCGTCGGGGAACACGGCTCCGGCTGTCACCGGGGTGTATGCGGACTCCTGGAAGAGCGCAGAAAAGTTGGGGGCGTTGCCTGTGCCGTTGGCGGTGCTCGCCCACGGCATGGAGTTCCCGGCTCATCCATCCGCGCGCAAGGCCGCGCGAATCCGTCATGCGCTGCGCTGTGCCGATACGGTGATTGCCAACTCCTCGTACACCGCGGATCAGGTTGCGCCCTATCTGCGGGGCAAAACCCGGTTGATAGTGATCAACCCACCCATCGGACCACAACCTCCGGTGCTGGAAACAATGCAGGCGGAGCTACGCGCCCGGGTAGGGGGCGCGTCACCGGTGCTCACCACAGTGGCGCGCCTGGAACCGCGCAAGGGCGTGGATATGGTGATCCGCGCACTGCCGGCGATCCGTCAGGCCTACCCGGGAGTCATCTATCTGGTTGCCGGTGGAGGCGACGATCGCACCCGCCTGGAGCATCTGGCCCGCGAACAGGGGGTGCTGGACTGTGTGCATTTTCTGGGGATGGTGGATGATGCGCAAAAAGCGGCGCTGTACGACTGCAGCGACCTGTTTGTGATGCCGGTACGGCGTGAGGGCAGTTCGGTAGAAGGGTTCGGTATCGTCTATCGCGAGGCCAACTGGTACGGCGTGCCGGTGTTGGCGGGGCGCGACGGTGGCGCGGTAGACGCGGTGGCCGAGGGGAGCAACGGAGCCCTGTGCAATGGTGCGGACCTGGCGGACGTCACTGCAACAATCCTGAAGTTGCTGGGGGACGAGCCCGGGCGCCAGGCAATGGCCGCTCGCGCAGCGGAGCTGGCGCGCGGACCGGCCCAGTGGAAGACTGCGGTACACGAATTTTTGTCGGCGTTGACGCCTTCACGCTGA
- a CDS encoding glycosyltransferase family 4 protein produces the protein MKVIQLLPALNAGGVERGTLDMARALVQQGHESIVISSGGRLVEQLEMEGSRHITLPIHKKSLSSLLQVRPLRQRIRELQPDILHVRSRVPAWITYLAWKKLDPATRPRLVSTAHGLYSVNRYSAIMARTEQVIAISDCVKDYLLTSYPQDLCAAPEVIFRGVDTREFSPQVPAPAGWLENTLGEFPELRDRRWLLLPARLSRWKGQEAFIALIAELARQGEEVQGIILGEAEKNKQHYAEELHALVAKHGIAGRITFTGHRSDIREWYRHAALVYNLSQKPEPFGRTVIEALAMQVPVIGYNVGGPAESLRAGFPQGLIENGDRQQLVSKTRELLHTPATPHLPAAFTLQHQAQQTLALYQRLIARKPNSGTDV, from the coding sequence TTGAAGGTTATTCAATTATTACCGGCACTGAATGCCGGCGGCGTCGAACGCGGCACCCTCGACATGGCCCGTGCGCTGGTGCAACAGGGCCACGAATCCATTGTTATTTCCAGCGGCGGCCGGCTGGTAGAGCAATTGGAAATGGAGGGCAGCCGACACATCACGCTGCCAATTCACAAAAAATCCCTGTCCAGCCTGTTGCAGGTGCGCCCCCTGCGCCAACGGATCCGCGAGCTGCAGCCGGATATCCTGCACGTCCGCTCCCGCGTGCCGGCGTGGATCACCTATCTGGCCTGGAAAAAGCTCGACCCGGCCACGCGCCCTCGTCTGGTGAGCACCGCGCACGGCCTGTATTCGGTCAATCGCTATAGCGCGATCATGGCGCGCACCGAGCAGGTCATTGCCATTTCCGACTGCGTGAAGGACTACCTGCTCACTAGCTACCCGCAGGATCTGTGCGCAGCGCCTGAGGTCATTTTCCGTGGGGTGGATACCCGCGAGTTTTCCCCGCAGGTTCCGGCCCCCGCAGGCTGGCTCGAAAACACCCTGGGGGAGTTTCCCGAATTGCGCGACCGCCGCTGGCTACTGCTGCCAGCGCGCCTGAGCCGCTGGAAAGGCCAGGAAGCCTTTATTGCCCTGATAGCCGAGCTTGCCCGGCAAGGAGAGGAGGTTCAGGGAATCATTCTGGGCGAAGCGGAAAAAAACAAACAGCACTATGCCGAGGAGCTGCACGCGCTGGTGGCAAAGCACGGCATTGCCGGCAGGATCACCTTTACCGGCCACCGCAGCGATATCCGGGAGTGGTACCGGCACGCCGCGCTGGTGTACAACCTGTCACAAAAGCCGGAGCCCTTCGGCCGCACGGTGATTGAAGCGCTGGCCATGCAGGTGCCGGTCATTGGTTATAACGTGGGCGGCCCCGCGGAATCCCTGCGTGCGGGCTTCCCCCAAGGCTTGATTGAAAACGGCGACCGCCAGCAGCTGGTGAGCAAAACACGGGAGCTGCTGCACACTCCAGCCACGCCGCACCTGCCCGCAGCGTTTACCCTGCAGCACCAGGCACAACAGACCCTGGCACTGTACCAGCGCCTGATTGCGCGGAAACCAAACTCGGGAACGGACGTTTGA